The Methylotenera sp. G11 genome includes a window with the following:
- a CDS encoding efflux RND transporter permease subunit, producing the protein MINRIVRFALTQPVFVVLGLVLFVLGGVIAFINLPIEAFPDVSDTQVNIVAQYPGRAAEEVEKQVTIPIEVAMSGMPNMVRMFTHTQFGLSYMMITFNDKPSDKEARQQVFERLRGIDLPDGVEPDVAPLATSIGEIYRYRVQGDHLNSRQLREIEEWVVEKALKKVPGVANVVSMGGALKQYEVNPDLAKMRDAKITLAQLFSALTRANANAGGGAISQGRQQFLVRSLGTFTTSADIDRVVVGDNGKGVPILVRDIAEVKEASAPVQGLVGQDDSDDIVNGLVLMRKGENPSELLKGIKQTISELNDHGLPPGVQLRPYYDRSWLIDKTLHTVFGNLIEGALLVTFVLLLFLGNLRAALIVACIIPLAVLSTFIGLTFLHLPANLLSLGAMDFGIIVDGAVIVVENVFLRLGNMSDEAQHNFSERRKVIYKAVTEVGRPTLFSMLVIIAAHIPIFTLQRAEGRIFSPMAFSVTSALVGSLMLSLTLVPLLCLWLLRDRIPHHDNRLLTWFKHLYEPAFKWAVARPKKVLGIALILLVAALGLGTKVGTEFLPELDEGTIWVNVTLPPSISQSEALLAAHRIRAALHSVPEVKSVISKVGRPDDGSDPKIFNGGEFFVELAPEETWRKDHKKAQIIDEMDKAVSNLPGVDATFSQPIRDNVLESISQIDGQIVIKVHGDDLSVLRNTARSIVNQIHNVQGVSRAYIDRDGDLPQQIIDIDRDAAARYGINIADIQDAIETALAGKATTELWEGERHFSVVVRLAQEQRSLSKLDDLLIAAPNGAQIPLHELAHFKQTMGAMNIARENGQRVVSIGIFIQDRDMGSVVADMQKKVNANVSVPNGAYVTWSGEFENQQRAMARLSVVVPLSILLIFVLLFDAFGSFKNALLIVANIPFALIGGIVALFITGIPLSVSAAIGFIALFGQAVLNGVVMVSVFDQLIAEGKTPEEAVHEGSMSRLRTVLMTGLLAMFGLLPMALSHNIGAETQRPLAVVVIGGLISATLLTLLVLPSVYLWVVRKYGSPANAEQEKAIVLD; encoded by the coding sequence ATGATTAACCGTATTGTTAGATTCGCATTAACCCAGCCGGTGTTTGTCGTGCTGGGACTGGTACTTTTTGTGCTTGGCGGCGTGATTGCTTTCATCAACCTGCCGATTGAGGCATTCCCTGACGTTTCCGACACACAAGTCAACATTGTTGCCCAGTATCCGGGGCGCGCGGCTGAAGAAGTGGAAAAACAGGTCACGATCCCGATTGAGGTTGCCATGTCCGGCATGCCAAATATGGTGCGCATGTTCACACATACGCAGTTCGGGCTGTCATACATGATGATTACCTTCAACGACAAGCCAAGCGATAAAGAAGCGCGCCAGCAGGTGTTTGAGCGCCTGCGCGGCATCGACCTGCCGGATGGCGTCGAGCCTGATGTAGCGCCGCTTGCAACTTCAATCGGCGAGATATACCGCTATCGCGTGCAGGGTGACCACCTCAACTCACGCCAGCTGCGTGAAATTGAAGAATGGGTGGTTGAAAAAGCACTCAAGAAAGTACCGGGGGTTGCCAACGTCGTATCCATGGGCGGCGCACTCAAGCAGTATGAAGTCAACCCGGACCTGGCAAAGATGCGTGATGCCAAAATAACGCTGGCACAGCTATTCTCCGCGCTCACCCGCGCCAATGCCAACGCCGGTGGCGGCGCAATTTCACAGGGTCGCCAACAGTTCCTGGTGCGCTCGCTGGGTACATTCACAACCTCAGCCGACATAGACCGCGTCGTTGTCGGTGATAACGGCAAAGGCGTGCCGATACTGGTGCGTGACATCGCTGAGGTTAAAGAAGCCAGTGCCCCGGTTCAAGGCCTGGTTGGCCAGGATGACTCCGATGACATCGTAAACGGCCTGGTGCTGATGCGCAAAGGTGAAAACCCTTCCGAACTGCTTAAAGGCATCAAGCAGACCATCAGCGAGCTGAATGACCACGGCCTGCCGCCAGGCGTGCAGTTAAGGCCTTATTACGACCGCTCCTGGCTGATCGATAAAACCCTGCATACCGTGTTCGGCAACCTGATTGAAGGCGCGCTGCTGGTGACGTTCGTGCTGCTTTTATTCCTGGGCAACCTGCGGGCTGCGCTGATCGTGGCCTGCATCATACCACTGGCGGTATTATCGACATTCATCGGGCTCACCTTCCTGCATCTGCCGGCAAACCTGCTGTCACTGGGCGCAATGGACTTCGGCATCATTGTCGATGGCGCGGTGATCGTGGTCGAGAACGTATTCCTGCGGCTGGGCAACATGAGTGATGAAGCACAGCATAATTTCAGCGAACGCAGGAAAGTGATCTATAAAGCGGTCACTGAAGTCGGCCGCCCTACCCTGTTCTCAATGCTGGTGATCATTGCAGCGCATATTCCCATCTTCACGCTGCAGCGTGCAGAAGGCCGCATATTCTCGCCCATGGCATTTTCGGTAACTTCGGCGCTGGTGGGCTCTTTGATGCTGTCGCTGACACTGGTGCCGCTGCTTTGCCTGTGGCTGCTGCGCGACCGTATTCCTCACCACGACAATCGCCTGCTCACCTGGTTCAAGCATCTTTACGAACCTGCGTTCAAATGGGCTGTGGCACGCCCCAAAAAAGTACTGGGTATCGCACTCATCCTGTTAGTGGCCGCGCTGGGGCTGGGTACGAAAGTCGGGACTGAATTCCTGCCGGAACTGGATGAAGGCACGATCTGGGTGAACGTGACGCTGCCGCCATCGATATCGCAATCGGAAGCGCTGCTGGCGGCACATCGCATCCGGGCTGCGCTGCATAGCGTACCGGAAGTGAAAAGCGTGATTTCAAAAGTCGGCAGGCCGGATGACGGATCCGACCCGAAGATATTCAATGGCGGGGAGTTCTTTGTAGAGCTGGCACCGGAAGAAACCTGGCGCAAAGACCACAAAAAAGCCCAGATCATTGATGAAATGGACAAGGCGGTTTCTAACTTGCCTGGCGTTGATGCAACATTTTCACAACCTATCCGCGATAACGTGCTGGAAAGCATTTCCCAGATCGATGGCCAGATCGTGATCAAGGTACACGGAGATGACCTGTCCGTATTGCGAAATACAGCCAGGTCTATCGTGAATCAGATCCATAATGTTCAGGGTGTTTCACGTGCTTATATAGACCGTGACGGCGACCTGCCGCAACAGATCATTGATATTGACCGCGATGCCGCGGCGCGCTACGGCATCAATATTGCCGATATTCAGGATGCAATCGAAACGGCACTGGCAGGCAAGGCAACCACTGAGCTATGGGAGGGCGAGCGCCACTTCTCGGTAGTCGTGCGCCTGGCACAGGAGCAGCGCTCACTCAGCAAACTGGATGACCTGCTGATTGCCGCCCCGAATGGCGCGCAGATTCCACTGCATGAACTTGCACACTTCAAACAGACCATGGGGGCGATGAACATCGCGCGTGAAAACGGCCAGCGCGTGGTTTCAATCGGCATCTTCATCCAGGACCGGGACATGGGCAGCGTAGTAGCCGACATGCAGAAAAAAGTGAATGCCAACGTCAGCGTTCCCAACGGTGCGTATGTCACATGGTCAGGCGAATTTGAGAACCAGCAGCGCGCCATGGCCAGGCTTTCTGTCGTTGTTCCATTGTCAATCCTGCTGATCTTTGTGCTGCTGTTCGATGCCTTCGGCTCGTTCAAGAACGCGCTGCTGATTGTTGCCAATATTCCTTTTGCGTTGATTGGCGGCATTGTTGCGCTGTTCATCACCGGCATTCCGTTATCGGTGTCGGCCGCGATTGGCTTCATCGCCCTGTTCGGGCAGGCGGTGCTTAACGGGGTGGTGATGGTATCGGTATTCGACCAGCTGATTGCCGAAGGCAAAACACCTGAAGAAGCCGTGCATGAAGGCTCGATGTCACGCCTGCGTACGGTATTGATGACTGGCCTGCTGGCCATGTTCGGCCTGTTGCCGATGGCGCTGTCACACAACATCGGTGCAGAAACACAAAGGCCGCTGGCCGTAGTCGTGATTGGCGGGCTGATCAGCGCGACCCTGCTCACGCTGCTGGTACTGCCATCCGTTTACCTTTGGGTGGTCAGGAAATACGGCAGCCCGGCCAATGCTGAACAAGAGAAGGCCATCGTTCTTGATTAA
- a CDS encoding GIY-YIG nuclease family protein, translated as MDWVLYLLECRNGTFYAGITNNLEQRYAAHLSGKGARYTRANPPVKILASKLYADRSAASVAEAQLKRLPRHKKLDFFSVPI; from the coding sequence ATGGATTGGGTTCTATACCTGCTGGAGTGCAGAAACGGCACTTTCTATGCAGGTATCACCAATAACCTTGAACAGCGTTATGCCGCCCATCTCTCCGGCAAGGGTGCGCGTTATACGCGCGCCAACCCGCCCGTAAAAATTCTGGCCTCGAAACTATATGCAGACCGCTCTGCCGCCAGTGTCGCTGAGGCGCAGTTAAAACGGCTGCCCCGTCATAAAAAACTCGATTTCTTTAGCGTGCCGATATGA
- a CDS encoding efflux RND transporter periplasmic adaptor subunit — translation MTSNLSAKHPITHGLIAIALASALSACDKAPATEPAPADTPVISENSVQFAQNSLLKQRLITAAVVSSKENALSLPARLAWDEDHTARITSPVAGHLTDVMAQVGAQVKTNQALAHLSSPDLGAAQADVERAKSDLIQAERNLARNKDLASAGIIAGKDLEQAQSDLSRIKAEAMRAEIRLKSLGASVNVDQRFTIKSPINGIVVARNTNPGMEWRPDTANQPLFIVSDPGYLWCWIDAPEQAIGSLRQGMKVKLHSSAWPNEVFEGEIDFIEDALDPASHTLKARAKVRNTALKLKAEMYVTAEFDDTAKETMDIPVKAVFLKDASKMVFVKTADGIFTRKEITPVASGDAWVSIAEGLNKGDQVVVDGALYLEKIIEENRTPQAAQQAPKTGQKNVASHDGAAAN, via the coding sequence ATGACTTCCAACCTATCCGCAAAACACCCTATCACGCACGGCTTGATCGCAATCGCCTTGGCATCGGCATTAAGTGCCTGTGACAAAGCACCGGCAACAGAGCCTGCACCTGCCGACACTCCGGTCATTTCAGAAAACTCCGTACAGTTTGCCCAGAACTCGCTGTTAAAACAGCGTTTGATTACGGCAGCTGTCGTTTCATCCAAAGAGAATGCGTTGAGCCTGCCGGCGCGGCTGGCCTGGGATGAAGACCACACTGCACGCATTACCTCGCCAGTCGCCGGGCACCTGACAGATGTCATGGCACAGGTTGGCGCCCAGGTTAAAACCAACCAGGCGCTGGCTCACCTGAGCTCGCCAGACCTGGGTGCGGCACAGGCAGACGTCGAACGTGCAAAGTCAGACCTGATACAGGCCGAACGCAACCTTGCCCGCAATAAAGATCTGGCATCCGCCGGCATCATTGCCGGAAAAGACCTGGAACAGGCGCAATCTGATTTAAGCCGCATCAAGGCAGAAGCCATGCGCGCAGAAATCAGGCTTAAATCCCTGGGTGCCAGCGTCAATGTCGACCAGCGTTTCACGATCAAGAGCCCGATTAACGGCATCGTGGTGGCACGTAACACCAACCCGGGCATGGAGTGGCGCCCGGATACCGCAAACCAGCCATTATTCATCGTAAGCGACCCCGGTTACCTGTGGTGCTGGATTGATGCGCCGGAGCAGGCAATCGGCTCCTTGCGCCAAGGCATGAAAGTAAAGCTGCATTCCAGCGCGTGGCCAAATGAAGTGTTTGAAGGTGAAATCGATTTCATTGAAGACGCACTTGACCCGGCAAGCCACACCTTGAAAGCACGCGCGAAAGTGCGTAATACGGCCTTGAAGTTAAAAGCAGAAATGTATGTCACGGCAGAATTCGACGATACCGCAAAAGAAACGATGGACATACCGGTAAAAGCCGTATTCCTTAAAGACGCTTCAAAAATGGTGTTCGTTAAAACTGCCGACGGCATATTCACCCGCAAAGAGATTACACCGGTTGCGTCCGGCGATGCGTGGGTATCGATCGCGGAAGGCCTCAACAAAGGTGACCAGGTTGTCGTGGATGGCGCACTCTATCTCGAAAAAATTATAGAAGAAAACCGTACGCCACAAGCTGCGCAGCAGGCACCCAAAACCGGGCAGAAAAATGTAGCCAGCCATGACGGCGCAGCAGCGAATTAA
- the rsmD gene encoding 16S rRNA (guanine(966)-N(2))-methyltransferase RsmD — protein sequence MPRNTASSKKQNTVRINAGEWRSRLLKFPDAEGLRPTPERVRQTVFNWLGQDMTGLHCLDLFAGSGVMGFEALSRNARSAVLVEKTAAVYKAILDNKTALKADAARTFNMDALSFLGQDSQLFDVVFLDPPYNQGWLQKVLPLLPAHLNPDGFVYAEAEYAIEPDEVWRVVKQSKAGNVFYHLLKLHGN from the coding sequence TTGCCGCGCAACACAGCAAGTAGCAAGAAACAGAACACAGTACGCATCAATGCAGGAGAGTGGCGCAGCCGCCTGCTTAAGTTTCCGGATGCCGAAGGTTTACGTCCGACACCGGAGCGTGTGCGGCAGACCGTATTCAACTGGCTGGGACAGGATATGACCGGGCTGCACTGCCTGGATCTTTTTGCGGGTAGCGGCGTGATGGGATTCGAGGCGCTGTCGCGCAATGCGAGATCGGCTGTGCTGGTGGAGAAAACCGCAGCGGTGTATAAAGCGATTCTTGATAATAAAACAGCACTCAAGGCGGATGCCGCGCGTACTTTCAATATGGATGCGTTAAGCTTCTTAGGCCAGGACAGCCAATTGTTTGATGTGGTTTTTCTTGACCCGCCATACAATCAGGGCTGGCTGCAGAAAGTGCTTCCGCTGCTGCCAGCCCACTTGAACCCGGATGGTTTCGTTTATGCCGAGGCAGAGTATGCCATCGAGCCGGACGAAGTGTGGCGGGTAGTCAAACAAAGCAAAGCAGGTAATGTTTTTTATCATCTGTTAAAATTGCACGGGAATTGA
- the coaD gene encoding pantetheine-phosphate adenylyltransferase, with protein MTEAKKRTAVYPGTFDPITLGHEDLVRRAAHLFDEVIVAVAGSTNKATLFSLAERVQLAQEVFGSYGNVKVVGFSGLLMQFVQEQQAQIVIRGLRAASDFEYEFQLAGMNRKLYPKLETMFLTPSDEYMFISSSLVREVAKLGGEVDQFVSATVENAIKKKLS; from the coding sequence ATGACTGAAGCTAAAAAACGAACCGCAGTTTACCCCGGCACCTTCGACCCGATCACACTCGGACATGAAGACCTGGTGCGTCGTGCCGCCCACCTGTTCGACGAAGTGATCGTAGCGGTTGCCGGCAGCACCAATAAAGCGACCCTGTTCAGCCTGGCGGAGCGGGTGCAGCTTGCACAAGAGGTTTTTGGCAGTTACGGCAACGTGAAAGTGGTAGGGTTTAGCGGTTTGCTGATGCAGTTTGTGCAGGAGCAGCAGGCACAGATCGTGATTCGCGGCCTGCGGGCGGCTTCGGATTTCGAATATGAGTTTCAGCTGGCGGGCATGAACCGTAAACTCTACCCTAAGCTGGAAACGATGTTCTTGACCCCTTCGGACGAGTATATGTTCATATCGTCCAGCCTGGTTCGCGAAGTGGCAAAACTCGGCGGTGAAGTTGACCAGTTTGTATCGGCAACCGTTGAAAATGCGATTAAAAAGAAGTTGAGTTAA
- a CDS encoding YfhL family 4Fe-4S dicluster ferredoxin, with product MALMITDECINCDVCEPACPNEAIYQGEEIYEIDPDKCTECVGHYDKPQCQQVCPIDCIPFNPEVVESKDQLMEKYYRLTAGQ from the coding sequence ATGGCTTTGATGATTACCGACGAATGTATCAATTGCGACGTCTGCGAGCCGGCCTGTCCGAACGAGGCGATCTATCAGGGCGAGGAGATTTATGAAATCGACCCTGATAAATGCACCGAATGCGTAGGCCATTACGATAAGCCGCAGTGCCAGCAGGTGTGCCCGATCGATTGCATCCCGTTCAACCCGGAAGTCGTTGAAAGCAAAGACCAGCTGATGGAAAAGTATTACCGCCTGACTGCCGGCCAATAA
- a CDS encoding M16 family metallopeptidase: protein MNMQYIRKTLVTGLAVLTAGFLAFSTAAQAGVKIQKWQTSSGSEVYFVENHDLPIVDISINFAAGAARDTAQKSGVAGVTRYLMTLGAAGMTDEKIANKMADVGAILGGDFDADRAAFKLRTLSSEREKTQALDVFTKILQHPDFPEDVLAREKARIIAGLQESATQPESISSKAFMAALYGSHPYSLDESGEVDTVGRISRADLLDFYRQYYGAKGAVVAIIGDLSREQAAAVAESMTAGLPESAIKAPIPAVTLPTQPVEKRIAHPASQSHILLGYPGIKRGDPDLFPLYVGNYVLGGGGFVSRLTEEVREKRGLVYSVYSYFAPMAEAGPFQIGLQTKKDQAEDALKLVKETLDNFIKNGVTEAELKAAKANIIGGFPMRIDSNSKILDYLSMIGFYKLPLNYLDTYNSSVEKVTAAQIKDAFSRRLKPENFVTIIVGDPDAK, encoded by the coding sequence ATGAATATGCAATACATAAGAAAAACACTAGTAACAGGCTTGGCAGTGTTAACTGCCGGATTTTTAGCATTCAGCACTGCCGCGCAGGCCGGCGTCAAGATCCAGAAATGGCAGACTTCTTCTGGTTCTGAAGTGTATTTTGTGGAGAACCACGACCTGCCGATCGTCGACATCAGCATTAACTTTGCTGCGGGTGCAGCCCGTGACACGGCGCAGAAATCAGGTGTGGCGGGTGTTACGCGATACCTCATGACTTTGGGTGCGGCCGGCATGACGGATGAAAAAATCGCGAATAAAATGGCCGACGTAGGCGCTATCCTGGGCGGTGATTTTGATGCTGACCGCGCCGCGTTCAAATTGCGCACACTCAGCAGCGAGCGCGAGAAAACGCAGGCACTGGATGTGTTCACTAAAATCCTGCAACACCCGGATTTTCCTGAAGATGTACTGGCGCGTGAAAAAGCCCGTATCATTGCAGGCCTGCAGGAATCGGCAACGCAGCCGGAGAGTATTTCCAGCAAAGCGTTCATGGCGGCATTGTATGGCAGCCATCCATACAGCCTTGATGAATCCGGCGAAGTGGATACGGTGGGCAGGATCAGCCGCGCTGACCTGCTGGATTTCTATCGGCAATATTATGGCGCTAAAGGCGCCGTCGTAGCGATTATCGGCGATTTAAGCCGTGAGCAGGCTGCGGCTGTGGCCGAGAGCATGACTGCCGGTTTGCCTGAGTCTGCCATTAAAGCCCCGATCCCTGCGGTCACGCTGCCGACGCAGCCGGTAGAAAAGCGCATTGCGCATCCGGCGTCGCAGTCTCATATCCTGCTCGGTTACCCGGGTATCAAACGCGGAGACCCTGACTTGTTCCCGCTTTATGTGGGCAACTATGTGTTAGGCGGCGGTGGCTTCGTGTCACGCCTGACTGAAGAAGTGCGCGAAAAACGCGGCCTGGTTTACAGCGTATACAGCTATTTTGCGCCGATGGCCGAAGCCGGACCATTCCAGATCGGCTTGCAGACCAAGAAAGACCAGGCAGAGGATGCGCTCAAGCTGGTGAAGGAAACCCTGGATAATTTCATTAAGAATGGGGTCACCGAAGCTGAGCTGAAAGCTGCCAAGGCCAACATCATCGGCGGTTTTCCGATGCGTATCGATAGCAACAGCAAAATCCTGGATTACCTGTCCATGATCGGTTTTTACAAGCTGCCGCTGAATTACCTTGACACATACAACAGCAGCGTTGAAAAAGTCACGGCCGCGCAGATCAAAGACGCGTTCAGCCGCCGCCTGAAACCGGAGAATTTCGTAACCATTATCGTAGGCGACCCTGATGCCAAATAG
- the gloA gene encoding lactoylglutathione lyase translates to MRMLHTMLRVGNLERSIKFYTEVLGMKVLRQHDYPDGKFTLAFVGYGDESDHTVLELTYNYGVESYEMGKAYGHIAIEVDDAYKACDAVRNTGGKVIREAGPMMHGTTVIAFIEDPDGYKVEFIQAGTY, encoded by the coding sequence ATGCGCATGTTACATACTATGCTCCGTGTCGGAAACCTGGAGCGTTCGATCAAGTTTTATACCGAAGTGCTGGGCATGAAAGTGCTGCGCCAGCACGATTATCCGGATGGCAAGTTTACGCTGGCTTTTGTCGGCTATGGCGATGAAAGCGACCATACCGTGCTGGAGCTGACCTATAACTACGGTGTCGAAAGCTATGAGATGGGCAAGGCCTACGGGCACATCGCCATTGAAGTGGATGATGCATACAAGGCCTGTGACGCTGTGCGCAATACAGGCGGCAAGGTGATCCGCGAGGCTGGCCCGATGATGCACGGCACCACCGTGATCGCTTTTATTGAAGACCCGGATGGATACAAGGTAGAGTTCATTCAGGCGGGAACTTATTAA